One segment of Vallicoccus soli DNA contains the following:
- a CDS encoding DUF4282 domain-containing protein — protein sequence MSQNRLESKGFFAALFDFSFTSFITLRFLRVIYAVLVGLILLGGLFFLASLLLTGEPGAVLLAVVVVPPVTLLYLVVARVYLELVALLFRIGENTSVMARALLAQTGGAPGGPYAPGAPYVPAAPAAPWGPPPHAGGSPYGAPAPGPAPGPAPAPAPGPAPGPAQGGPSPYAPPAPEGPYGAPAADDPHAPYRRPDRDEG from the coding sequence GTGAGCCAGAACCGGCTGGAGTCCAAGGGCTTCTTCGCCGCCCTGTTCGACTTCTCCTTCACCTCGTTCATCACCCTGAGGTTCCTGCGGGTGATCTACGCGGTGCTCGTCGGGCTGATCCTGCTCGGCGGCCTGTTCTTCCTGGCGAGCCTGCTCCTCACCGGCGAGCCCGGGGCGGTGCTGCTGGCGGTCGTCGTCGTGCCGCCCGTCACGCTGCTCTACCTGGTCGTCGCCCGGGTCTACCTCGAGCTCGTCGCGCTGCTGTTCCGCATCGGCGAGAACACCTCGGTCATGGCGCGGGCCCTGCTCGCCCAGACCGGTGGCGCGCCGGGGGGCCCGTACGCGCCGGGCGCGCCGTACGTCCCCGCCGCGCCCGCGGCGCCCTGGGGGCCGCCGCCGCACGCCGGGGGGTCCCCGTACGGCGCCCCGGCGCCCGGCCCCGCGCCCGGCCCCGCGCCCGCCCCGGCGCCCGGCCCGGCGCCCGGCCCGGCGCAGGGCGGGCCGTCGCCGTACGCGCCGCCGGCGCCCGAGGGCCCGTACGGCGCCCCGGCCGCGGACGACCCCCACGCGCCGTACCGCCGCCCGGACCGCGACGAGGGCTGA
- the pyrF gene encoding orotidine-5'-phosphate decarboxylase, with protein MSAPVAPVAVALDAPDLATAVRWARAVGPHVSTVKVGLELFLRHGHEAVTACREASGGRAVFLDLKLHDIPNTVAGAARAVAELEPAYLTVHASGGPAMVAAAAGALPRTRVVAVTVLTSLGEDDLARVGLAGPALDAAVRLAVLSVRAGARAIVCSPREVAAVRAAVPAGTTLITPGVRPAGAAAGDQQRVATPEQALADGADLLVVGRPLTGADDPGAAAAALAASLAP; from the coding sequence GTGAGCGCCCCCGTGGCCCCCGTCGCCGTCGCCCTCGACGCGCCCGACCTGGCGACGGCGGTGCGGTGGGCCCGCGCCGTCGGTCCCCACGTGAGCACGGTCAAGGTGGGCCTCGAGCTCTTCCTGCGCCACGGGCACGAGGCCGTGACGGCCTGCCGCGAGGCCAGCGGCGGGCGCGCGGTGTTCCTCGACCTCAAGCTCCACGACATCCCCAACACCGTCGCCGGTGCCGCGCGGGCGGTGGCGGAGCTCGAGCCGGCGTACCTCACCGTCCACGCGAGCGGGGGACCGGCGATGGTCGCGGCGGCGGCCGGGGCCCTGCCGCGCACCCGCGTCGTCGCGGTCACGGTGCTCACCTCGCTGGGGGAGGACGACCTCGCGCGGGTGGGGCTCGCCGGCCCGGCGCTCGACGCGGCCGTGCGCCTGGCCGTGCTCAGCGTGCGCGCCGGGGCCCGGGCGATCGTCTGCTCCCCGCGGGAGGTCGCGGCGGTGCGCGCCGCCGTCCCGGCCGGGACCACCCTCATCACGCCCGGCGTGCGCCCGGCGGGCGCGGCCGCCGGCGACCAGCAGCGCGTCGCCACCCCCGAGCAGGCGCTCGCCGACGGCGCCGACCTGCTCGTGGTCGGCCGCCCCCTGACCGGTGCGGACGACCCGGGCGCCGCCGCCGCGGCGCTCGCGGCGTCGCTGGCCCCGTGA
- the gmk gene encoding guanylate kinase, with protein MIPSGTPEQPAARRLLVLSGPSGVGKSTVVRELRRHHPAVWVSVSATTRFPRPGEVDGVHYSFVDDAGFDRLVADGELLEHAEFAGKRYGTPRRPVVERLAAGVPVLLEIDLQGARQVRERMPEARLVFLAPPSWDELVRRLVGRGTEAPDVVERRLAAARTELAAEPEFDLTLVNTSVQEVCDRLVALLEIPARSPAPEA; from the coding sequence CTGATCCCCTCCGGCACCCCTGAGCAGCCCGCCGCCCGGCGCCTGCTCGTCCTGTCCGGCCCCTCCGGGGTGGGCAAGAGCACGGTGGTGCGCGAGCTGCGCCGGCACCACCCGGCCGTGTGGGTCTCGGTCTCGGCCACGACCCGGTTCCCGCGCCCCGGGGAGGTCGACGGCGTGCACTACTCCTTCGTCGACGACGCCGGGTTCGACCGGCTCGTGGCCGACGGCGAGCTGCTCGAGCACGCCGAGTTCGCGGGGAAGCGCTACGGCACGCCGCGCCGGCCGGTCGTGGAGCGGCTCGCCGCCGGCGTGCCGGTCCTGCTCGAGATCGACCTGCAGGGTGCGCGGCAGGTGCGCGAGCGGATGCCCGAGGCGCGGCTCGTCTTCCTCGCGCCGCCTTCGTGGGACGAGCTGGTGCGCCGGCTCGTCGGGCGCGGCACGGAGGCGCCGGACGTGGTGGAGCGGCGCCTCGCCGCGGCGCGCACCGAGCTGGCGGCCGAGCCCGAGTTCGACCTCACGCTCGTCAACACGAGCGTCCAGGAGGTCTGCGACCGGCTGGTAGCCTTGCTCGAGATCCCTGCCCGGTCGCCGGCCCCCGAGGCCTGA
- the metK gene encoding methionine adenosyltransferase: MTRRLFTSESVTEGHPDKIADQISDGVLDALLKDDPASRVAVETLITTGQVHIAGEVTTSAYADIPRIVRDTILGIGYDSSSKGFDGHSCGVSVSIGAQSPDIAQGVDEAYEARTGTAEEDDLDRQGAGDQGLMFGYASAETASLMPLPVWVAHRLAERLTAVRKDATLPYLRPDGKTQVTIEYDGDRAVRLDTVVVSSQHAADIDLAGMLQPDVVEHVIEPVLADVDLDTSDYRVLVNPTGRFEIGGPMGDAGLTGRKIIVDTYGGMARHGGGAFSGKDPSKVDRSAAYAMRWVAKNVVAAGLAARCEVQVAYAIGKAHPVGLFVETFGTEQVPVERIQGAVTEVFDLRPAAIIRDLDLLRPIYQQTAAYGHFGRDLPDFTWERTDRADALRAAAGA; this comes from the coding sequence ATGACCCGCCGCCTGTTCACCTCCGAGTCGGTGACCGAGGGGCACCCGGACAAGATCGCGGACCAGATCAGCGACGGGGTCCTCGACGCTCTGCTCAAGGACGACCCGGCCAGCCGCGTCGCCGTGGAGACCCTCATCACGACCGGCCAGGTGCACATCGCCGGCGAGGTGACCACGTCCGCGTACGCCGACATCCCCCGGATCGTCCGCGACACGATCCTCGGCATCGGCTACGACTCGTCGTCCAAGGGCTTCGACGGGCACAGCTGCGGCGTCTCGGTGTCGATCGGCGCGCAGTCGCCCGACATCGCGCAGGGCGTCGACGAGGCGTACGAGGCCCGCACGGGCACGGCGGAGGAGGACGACCTCGACCGCCAGGGCGCGGGCGACCAGGGCCTCATGTTCGGCTACGCCAGCGCCGAGACCGCCTCGCTCATGCCGCTGCCGGTGTGGGTCGCGCACCGCCTCGCCGAGCGGCTCACCGCCGTGCGCAAGGACGCGACGCTGCCGTACCTCCGCCCGGACGGCAAGACCCAGGTCACCATCGAGTACGACGGCGACCGCGCCGTGCGCCTCGACACCGTCGTGGTCTCCAGCCAGCACGCCGCCGACATCGACCTCGCGGGGATGCTCCAGCCCGACGTCGTCGAGCACGTCATCGAGCCGGTGCTCGCGGACGTCGACCTCGACACGTCCGACTACCGGGTGCTCGTCAACCCCACCGGCCGGTTCGAGATCGGCGGGCCCATGGGCGACGCCGGGCTCACCGGCCGCAAGATCATCGTCGACACGTACGGCGGCATGGCCCGCCACGGCGGCGGCGCCTTCTCCGGCAAGGACCCGTCCAAGGTCGACCGCTCCGCGGCGTACGCGATGCGCTGGGTCGCCAAGAACGTCGTCGCCGCCGGGCTCGCCGCGCGCTGCGAGGTGCAGGTCGCGTACGCGATCGGCAAGGCCCACCCGGTCGGGCTGTTCGTCGAGACGTTCGGCACGGAGCAGGTGCCGGTCGAGCGCATCCAGGGCGCGGTGACCGAGGTCTTCGACCTGCGCCCGGCCGCGATCATCCGCGACCTCGACCTGCTGCGGCCGATCTACCAGCAGACGGCGGCGTACGGGCACTTCGGGCGGGACCTGCCGGACTTCACGTGGGAGCGCACCGACCGCGCCGACGCGCTGCGCGCCGCGGCCGGCGCCTGA
- the mihF gene encoding integration host factor, actinobacterial type produces the protein MALPPLTPEQRAAALEKAAAARRERAEVKNRLKHSGASLSEVLQEGQTNEVIGKMKVSAVLESLPGVGKVRAAKLMEDLGISESRRVRGLGANQLAALQREFGGGA, from the coding sequence GTGGCACTGCCGCCCCTGACCCCCGAGCAGCGCGCGGCGGCGCTGGAGAAGGCCGCGGCCGCGCGGCGCGAGCGGGCCGAGGTCAAGAACCGGCTCAAGCACTCCGGCGCGTCGCTGAGCGAGGTCCTGCAGGAGGGCCAGACCAACGAGGTCATCGGGAAGATGAAGGTCTCGGCGGTCCTGGAGTCGCTGCCCGGCGTCGGCAAGGTGCGCGCGGCCAAGCTCATGGAGGACCTCGGCATCTCCGAGAGCCGCCGCGTGCGCGGCCTCGGGGCGAACCAGCTCGCGGCCCTGCAGCGGGAGTTCGGCGGGGGTGCCTGA
- the def gene encoding peptide deformylase: protein MAIQPIRLFGDPVLRTPAEQVVDFDRELRRLVQDLTDTMLDAPGVGLAAPQLGVSLRVFTYHVDGVLGHVVNPTLDLGEEEQEGEEGCLSFPGLAYPTKRAWRVVAKGFDVHGEPVELEGTDLLARCVQHETDHLDGVLFIDRLDREQRKAAMRAIREAEWGGAPAPTVKVSPHATFGRAR from the coding sequence GTGGCCATCCAGCCCATCCGCCTCTTCGGGGACCCGGTGCTGCGCACCCCGGCCGAGCAGGTCGTCGACTTCGACCGCGAGCTGCGCCGGCTCGTGCAGGACCTCACCGACACGATGCTCGACGCGCCGGGCGTGGGGCTCGCCGCGCCGCAGCTCGGGGTGTCGCTGCGCGTGTTCACCTACCACGTGGACGGTGTCCTCGGGCACGTCGTGAACCCGACGCTCGACCTCGGCGAGGAGGAGCAGGAGGGCGAGGAGGGCTGCCTCAGCTTCCCCGGCCTCGCGTACCCGACGAAGCGCGCCTGGCGGGTCGTGGCCAAGGGGTTCGACGTGCACGGCGAGCCCGTCGAGCTCGAGGGGACCGACCTGCTCGCCCGCTGCGTGCAGCACGAGACGGACCACCTCGACGGCGTCCTGTTCATCGACCGGCTCGACCGCGAGCAGCGCAAGGCGGCGATGCGCGCCATCCGCGAGGCCGAGTGGGGCGGGGCGCCCGCGCCGACGGTCAAGGTGTCGCCGCACGCGACGTTCGGCCGGGCCCGCTAG
- the coaBC gene encoding bifunctional phosphopantothenoylcysteine decarboxylase/phosphopantothenate--cysteine ligase CoaBC: protein MAAAGGRAPRVVLGVGGGIAAYKACELLRRLSEGGCAVRVVPTRAALSFVGEATWAALSGQPVATEVWDDVHEVPHVRIGREADLVVVAPATADLLAKAAHGRADDLLTSTLLTATCPVLMAPAMHTEMWQHPATVDNVAVLRRRGTVVLDPAVGRLTGADSGPGRLPEPEAVAAAAWRLLRRGPGGLAADLAGRRVVVSAGGTREHLDPVRFLGNRSSGRQGYALAATAAARGARVVLVSANSALPDPAGVRVRRVVSARDLRAAVLEEAAAADAVVMAAAVADFRPADVVATKIKKTGADPAPLALVQNPDVLAELSAHRARPGQVVVGFAAETGDAEGDVLAHGRAKLARKGCDLLVVNEVGDAAGFERPDNAAVVLGADGSEVPVPLGPKEDLADVVWDLVAARLPARA from the coding sequence GTGGCCGCAGCGGGCGGGCGCGCGCCGAGGGTCGTCCTCGGCGTCGGCGGCGGCATCGCCGCGTACAAGGCGTGCGAGCTGCTGCGGCGGCTGTCCGAGGGCGGGTGCGCCGTCCGGGTCGTCCCGACCCGGGCGGCGCTGTCGTTCGTGGGCGAGGCCACCTGGGCCGCCCTGTCGGGGCAGCCCGTCGCCACCGAGGTCTGGGACGACGTCCACGAGGTGCCGCACGTGCGGATCGGCCGCGAGGCCGACCTCGTCGTCGTCGCGCCCGCCACCGCCGACCTGCTCGCGAAGGCCGCGCACGGGCGGGCCGACGACCTGCTCACCTCCACCCTGCTGACCGCGACCTGCCCGGTGCTCATGGCCCCCGCGATGCACACCGAGATGTGGCAGCACCCCGCGACCGTCGATAACGTCGCCGTGCTGCGCCGGCGGGGCACGGTCGTGCTCGACCCCGCCGTGGGGCGCCTCACCGGCGCCGACTCCGGTCCCGGGCGGCTGCCCGAGCCGGAGGCGGTCGCCGCGGCCGCCTGGCGCCTGCTGCGCCGCGGCCCCGGCGGGCTCGCCGCCGACCTCGCCGGGCGCCGGGTCGTCGTCTCCGCCGGCGGCACCCGCGAGCACCTCGACCCCGTGCGCTTCCTCGGCAACCGCTCCTCGGGCCGGCAGGGGTACGCGCTCGCGGCCACCGCCGCCGCCCGCGGCGCGCGGGTGGTGCTCGTCAGCGCCAACAGCGCACTGCCCGACCCCGCCGGCGTGCGGGTGCGCCGCGTCGTGTCGGCCCGCGACCTGCGCGCCGCGGTGCTCGAGGAGGCCGCGGCGGCCGACGCGGTCGTCATGGCCGCGGCCGTCGCCGACTTCCGGCCCGCCGACGTCGTCGCCACCAAGATCAAGAAGACGGGGGCCGACCCCGCCCCGCTGGCCCTCGTGCAGAACCCCGACGTGCTCGCCGAGCTGTCCGCGCACCGCGCCCGCCCCGGGCAGGTCGTCGTCGGGTTCGCCGCGGAGACCGGGGACGCCGAGGGCGACGTGCTCGCGCACGGGCGGGCCAAGCTCGCGCGCAAGGGCTGCGACCTGCTCGTCGTCAACGAGGTCGGCGACGCCGCCGGCTTCGAGCGCCCCGACAACGCCGCCGTCGTCCTCGGCGCCGACGGCAGCGAGGTGCCCGTGCCGCTCGGGCCCAAGGAGGACCTCGCCGACGTGGTCTGGGACCTCGTCGCCGCCCGCCTGCCCGCCCGGGCCTGA
- the rpoZ gene encoding DNA-directed RNA polymerase subunit omega: MSGTAATPEGITNPPIDDLLEKTDSKYSLVIYAAKRARQINAYYSQLGEGLLEYVGPLVDTHVHEKPLSIALREIDGGLLTAEKTDQP; encoded by the coding sequence GTGTCCGGCACCGCCGCCACCCCCGAGGGCATCACCAACCCGCCCATCGACGACCTGCTCGAGAAGACCGACTCGAAGTACAGCCTGGTGATCTACGCCGCGAAGCGCGCGCGACAGATCAACGCGTACTACTCGCAGCTCGGCGAGGGCCTGCTGGAGTACGTCGGCCCACTGGTCGACACGCACGTGCACGAGAAGCCGCTGTCCATCGCCCTGCGCGAGATCGACGGCGGGCTCCTCACCGCCGAGAAGACCGACCAGCCCTGA
- a CDS encoding dihydroorotate dehydrogenase electron transfer subunit has translation MSGGRPVQVRAEVLTLRPVGDYLSLTLVAPGVADDVRPGHFVALAVGGEQSSMLLRRSFSVYRATPGGRYGGTVEVVFAPHGAGTRWLAGVRPGDAVDVVGPLGRPFALPAASSGAASCLLVGGGYGAAPLVALAEQLRERRCRVDVVLGAASAGRLFGVTQVRRYASSVSVTTEDGSQGERGRVTDVLPDVMRRGGTQAVYACGPMGMLAAVTAAATRAGAVAQTAVEEAMACGIGVCMTCVLPVVGADGTTRMVRSCTEGPVFRGDRVRWADVGTVPEGTLGAPVAGGHR, from the coding sequence GTGAGCGGCGGCCGGCCCGTGCAGGTGCGCGCCGAGGTGCTCACCCTGCGCCCGGTCGGCGACTACCTGTCGCTGACGCTCGTCGCGCCGGGCGTGGCCGACGACGTGCGGCCGGGGCACTTCGTGGCGCTCGCGGTCGGCGGCGAGCAGAGCAGCATGCTGCTGCGCCGCAGCTTCTCGGTCTACCGCGCCACCCCGGGTGGGCGGTACGGCGGCACCGTCGAGGTCGTCTTCGCCCCGCACGGCGCCGGCACCCGGTGGCTGGCCGGCGTGCGCCCGGGCGACGCCGTGGACGTCGTCGGCCCGCTCGGGCGCCCGTTCGCGCTGCCCGCCGCGTCGTCCGGGGCGGCCAGCTGCCTGCTCGTCGGCGGCGGGTACGGCGCCGCGCCCCTCGTCGCCCTCGCCGAGCAGCTGCGCGAGCGCCGCTGCCGCGTCGACGTCGTGCTCGGCGCGGCGAGCGCGGGCCGCCTCTTCGGGGTGACCCAGGTCCGCCGGTACGCCTCCTCGGTCAGCGTGACGACCGAGGACGGGTCGCAGGGCGAGCGGGGCCGCGTCACCGACGTGCTCCCCGACGTCATGCGCCGCGGCGGGACGCAGGCGGTCTACGCCTGCGGCCCCATGGGGATGCTCGCCGCGGTCACCGCCGCGGCCACCCGCGCCGGCGCGGTGGCGCAGACCGCGGTCGAGGAGGCCATGGCCTGCGGCATCGGCGTGTGCATGACCTGCGTGCTGCCGGTGGTCGGCGCCGACGGCACGACCCGCATGGTCCGCTCCTGCACCGAGGGCCCGGTGTTCCGCGGCGACCGGGTGCGCTGGGCCGACGTCGGCACCGTCCCCGAGGGCACCCTCGGCGCCCCCGTCGCAGGAGGTCACCGGTGA
- a CDS encoding primosomal protein N', which produces MTSAGEARSARAARAARAAVRPTRPREPAAAELPVARVLLDVPLAHLDRPFDYEVGAGQAADAVPGARVRARFAGREVDGFVLERCGASAYDGRLARLSRVVSPEPVLTPAVARLAREVADRWAGTVADVLRLAVPPRHARVEQAQVAPPAPGPDPGPGEDAWAALPDAASYLAALRRGAPARAAWQAAPGQDWPRALAQAARASWEAGRGALLVVPDQRDVDRVDAALAAVLPPGAHVALSAGLTPGRRYRRWLRVLRGEARVVVGPRAATWAPVADPGLLALWDDGDDLHAEPRAPYPHVREVLALRAHLEGSALLVGGHARTAEAQLLVESGWAGSLVAPAPVRRAAAPLVRLPGDAREHDRDPAADSARLPSLAWRTAREALARGPVLVQVPRAGYLPALACQDCRTPQRCAACDGPVVVTGRDRPPACGWCGRRDARTACPVCGSTRLRAVRVGSERTAEELGRAFPGTTVRTSGRGGVLATVGPEPALVVATPGAEPVAEGGYAAALLLDGHLLLARPDLRAGEEALRRWLGAAALVRTRDAGGEVVLLAPPDQPAVQALVRWDPQGAAARELDERRGAHLPPAARVAVLTGPPEEVADLAGAVELPPGAQVLGPAPVEAAPGAPPGADPEVRLVVRVPPPAGRALTAALRAAQAGRSARKADVHVRVQVDPRELG; this is translated from the coding sequence GTGACGAGCGCGGGGGAGGCCCGGTCGGCGCGGGCGGCGCGGGCGGCGCGCGCGGCCGTGCGGCCGACGCGCCCGCGCGAGCCCGCGGCGGCCGAGCTGCCCGTCGCTCGGGTCCTGCTCGACGTGCCGCTCGCGCACCTGGACCGCCCGTTCGACTACGAGGTCGGCGCCGGCCAGGCGGCCGACGCCGTGCCCGGCGCGCGCGTGCGCGCGCGCTTCGCCGGGCGCGAGGTCGACGGCTTCGTCCTCGAGCGCTGCGGCGCGAGCGCGTACGACGGGCGCCTGGCCCGGCTCTCCCGCGTGGTGAGCCCCGAGCCGGTGCTCACGCCCGCGGTGGCGCGGCTCGCCCGCGAGGTGGCCGACCGCTGGGCCGGCACCGTCGCGGACGTCCTGCGCCTGGCCGTCCCCCCGCGGCACGCCCGCGTGGAGCAGGCGCAGGTCGCCCCGCCCGCGCCGGGGCCCGATCCCGGGCCCGGGGAGGACGCCTGGGCCGCCCTGCCCGACGCGGCGTCCTACCTGGCGGCGCTGCGGCGGGGCGCCCCGGCCCGCGCCGCGTGGCAGGCCGCGCCCGGGCAGGACTGGCCGCGGGCGCTGGCCCAGGCCGCCCGCGCGTCGTGGGAGGCCGGGCGCGGCGCGCTGCTCGTCGTCCCCGACCAGCGCGACGTGGACCGGGTGGACGCCGCGCTCGCCGCGGTCCTCCCGCCGGGCGCGCACGTGGCCCTGAGCGCGGGCCTCACGCCGGGGCGCCGCTACCGCCGCTGGCTGCGCGTGCTGCGCGGGGAGGCGCGGGTCGTCGTCGGTCCGCGCGCCGCCACCTGGGCCCCGGTCGCCGACCCCGGCCTGCTCGCGTTGTGGGACGACGGCGACGACCTGCACGCGGAGCCGCGGGCGCCGTACCCGCACGTGCGCGAGGTCCTCGCCCTGCGCGCCCACCTCGAGGGCTCCGCCCTGCTCGTGGGCGGGCACGCGCGCACCGCCGAGGCGCAGCTGCTCGTCGAGAGCGGCTGGGCCGGGTCCCTCGTCGCGCCGGCGCCGGTGCGCCGCGCCGCCGCCCCGCTCGTCCGGCTGCCGGGCGACGCGCGCGAGCACGACCGCGACCCGGCCGCCGACTCCGCCCGCCTGCCGTCGCTGGCGTGGCGCACCGCCCGCGAGGCCCTCGCCCGCGGCCCGGTGCTCGTGCAGGTGCCGCGCGCCGGCTACCTGCCCGCCCTGGCCTGCCAGGACTGCCGGACGCCGCAGCGCTGCGCCGCCTGCGACGGGCCCGTCGTCGTCACCGGGCGGGACCGCCCGCCCGCCTGCGGCTGGTGCGGGCGGCGCGACGCCCGCACCGCCTGCCCCGTCTGCGGGAGCACCCGGCTGCGCGCGGTGCGCGTCGGCAGCGAGCGCACCGCCGAGGAGCTGGGCCGCGCCTTCCCCGGCACGACCGTGCGCACCAGCGGGCGCGGCGGCGTGCTCGCCACCGTCGGGCCCGAGCCGGCGCTCGTGGTCGCGACCCCCGGCGCCGAGCCGGTCGCCGAGGGCGGGTACGCCGCGGCGCTGCTGCTCGACGGGCACCTGCTGCTGGCCCGGCCCGACCTGCGGGCGGGGGAGGAGGCCCTGCGCCGCTGGCTCGGCGCGGCGGCGCTCGTGCGCACCCGCGACGCCGGCGGCGAGGTGGTCCTGCTCGCCCCGCCCGACCAGCCCGCCGTGCAGGCCCTCGTGCGCTGGGACCCGCAGGGCGCCGCCGCCCGCGAGCTCGACGAGCGGCGGGGGGCGCACCTGCCGCCCGCGGCCCGCGTCGCGGTGCTCACCGGCCCGCCGGAGGAGGTCGCCGACCTCGCCGGCGCCGTCGAGCTGCCCCCGGGCGCGCAGGTGCTCGGGCCGGCGCCGGTCGAGGCGGCGCCGGGGGCGCCGCCCGGCGCGGACCCCGAGGTGCGGCTCGTCGTGCGCGTCCCGCCCCCGGCCGGGCGCGCGCTGACGGCCGCGCTGCGGGCCGCGCAGGCCGGGCGCAGCGCGCGCAAGGCCGACGTGCACGTGCGGGTGCAGGTCGACCCGCGCGAGCTGGGCTGA
- a CDS encoding methionyl-tRNA formyltransferase has product MRLVLAGTPEVAVASLDALLASRHEVAAVVTRPDAPRGRGRRQAASPVAERARAAGLEVLTPARPSEPAFLERLAALAPDCCPVVAYGALVPRAALDVPRHGWVNLHFSLLPAWRGAAPVQRALLAGDDVTGASTFRLEEGLDTGPVYGVVTEQVRPRDTSGDLLGRLAVSGARLLVATLDGLEDGALVPVPQPGEGVSHAPKLTVQDARVDWAAPAQRVDRLVRACTPAPGAWTTWRGERLKLGPLEPAPGGDALAPGELRAGRDGVLVGTGSHPVRLGEVRPQGRGAMAATAWANGARPHPGERLG; this is encoded by the coding sequence GTGCGCCTGGTCCTCGCCGGCACCCCCGAGGTGGCGGTCGCCTCGCTGGACGCCCTGCTGGCAAGCCGGCACGAGGTCGCGGCCGTCGTCACCCGCCCGGACGCCCCGCGCGGGCGGGGGCGCCGCCAGGCCGCGTCGCCGGTCGCCGAGCGGGCCCGCGCGGCCGGCCTCGAGGTGCTCACCCCCGCCCGCCCGTCCGAGCCGGCGTTCCTCGAGCGGCTCGCCGCCCTGGCGCCGGACTGCTGCCCCGTCGTCGCGTACGGCGCCCTCGTCCCCCGCGCCGCGCTCGACGTGCCGCGGCACGGCTGGGTCAACCTGCACTTCTCGCTGCTGCCGGCCTGGCGCGGCGCCGCGCCGGTGCAGCGGGCGCTGCTCGCCGGCGACGACGTCACCGGCGCCTCGACGTTCCGGCTGGAGGAGGGGCTCGACACCGGGCCGGTGTACGGGGTCGTCACCGAGCAGGTGCGCCCGCGCGACACGAGCGGCGACCTGCTCGGCCGGCTGGCCGTCAGCGGCGCCCGCCTGCTCGTGGCGACGCTCGACGGCCTCGAGGACGGCGCCCTCGTCCCGGTGCCCCAGCCCGGCGAGGGGGTCTCGCACGCCCCGAAGCTCACCGTGCAGGACGCGCGGGTCGACTGGGCGGCGCCCGCGCAGCGGGTCGACCGGCTCGTGCGCGCCTGCACGCCGGCTCCCGGCGCCTGGACGACGTGGCGCGGGGAGCGGCTCAAGCTCGGCCCCCTCGAGCCCGCGCCCGGCGGGGACGCCCTCGCCCCCGGCGAGCTCCGCGCCGGGCGGGACGGGGTGCTGGTCGGCACCGGCTCGCACCCGGTGCGCCTCGGCGAGGTCCGCCCGCAAGGCCGCGGCGCCATGGCCGCCACCGCCTGGGCCAACGGCGCGCGCCCCCACCCCGGCGAGCGGCTGGGCTGA
- a CDS encoding dihydroorotate dehydrogenase: MTAPLASVDLPAPVLTASGCAAAGRELDPFLDLTELGAVVTKSIMLEPRSGRATPRMAETPSGMLNSIGLQGPGVASFLAHDLPWLRERGARAVVSVAGGSVDEYAALAERVGGEEGVTALEVNISCPNVESRGQVFACDPAAAASVLSAVRRRTPARVPVLAKLSPDVTDIVEVARACVDAGADGLSMINTLLGMVIDTDTLRPALAGVTGGLSGPAVRPVAVRCVWQVRAALPDVPILGMGGVRTGLDALQLVLAGADAVSVGTATFNDPSAPLRVQRELRQALAERGFARFTDAVGAAHHQLPRRRAEGVPA, translated from the coding sequence ATGACCGCCCCCCTGGCCAGCGTCGACCTGCCGGCCCCGGTGCTCACCGCCTCCGGGTGCGCGGCCGCGGGCCGCGAGCTGGACCCCTTCCTCGACCTCACCGAGCTCGGTGCCGTCGTCACGAAGTCGATCATGCTCGAGCCGCGGTCGGGCCGCGCGACCCCGCGCATGGCCGAGACCCCCAGCGGGATGCTCAACTCCATCGGCCTGCAGGGCCCGGGCGTCGCGTCGTTCCTCGCCCACGACCTGCCGTGGCTGCGCGAGCGGGGCGCCCGGGCCGTGGTGTCCGTCGCGGGCGGCAGCGTCGACGAGTACGCCGCCCTGGCCGAGCGGGTCGGCGGCGAGGAGGGCGTCACCGCCCTCGAGGTCAACATCTCCTGCCCCAACGTCGAGTCCCGGGGGCAGGTCTTCGCCTGCGACCCGGCGGCCGCGGCGTCGGTGCTCTCGGCGGTGCGCCGGCGGACGCCCGCGCGGGTGCCGGTGCTCGCCAAGCTCTCGCCCGACGTCACCGACATCGTCGAGGTCGCGAGGGCCTGCGTCGACGCGGGCGCCGACGGGCTCAGCATGATCAACACGCTGCTCGGCATGGTCATCGACACCGACACGCTGCGCCCGGCGCTCGCCGGCGTCACCGGCGGGCTCTCCGGTCCGGCCGTGCGCCCGGTCGCCGTGCGCTGCGTGTGGCAGGTGCGCGCCGCGCTGCCGGACGTGCCCATCCTCGGCATGGGCGGGGTCCGCACGGGCCTGGACGCCCTGCAGCTCGTCCTCGCCGGCGCCGACGCGGTGTCGGTGGGCACCGCGACGTTCAACGACCCGTCCGCCCCGCTGCGGGTGCAGCGCGAGCTGCGCCAGGCGCTGGCCGAGCGCGGCTTCGCCCGCTTCACCGACGCCGTCGGCGCCGCCCACCACCAGCTGCCGCGCCGGCGCGCCGAGGGGGTGCCCGCGTGA